A segment of the Fusarium oxysporum f. sp. lycopersici 4287 chromosome 4, whole genome shotgun sequence genome:
ATGGTGCTTGAAGGTCTCATCTTGAAGCACTAGAGCGAGATTGGGTGCCTGAGGCAACAAGGTGCCATTTCCTCTATCGAAACGTTAGGGTCACGTTTGATTGGCCCGAATTAAGGTCCCGCATCTGCAATTGCTAAGGTAGACTCAAGTAAAATACCGGGAACCTACTCCAAACTCAAGCCGAGTCGCGCGACGCGTTACCCATCATTTCAACTTTCCTAGCACGCGAAGAGGCTTGACTATCCGTCACTTATTCTCGTGGTCGATAATGCATGCTATTAGTTGCGCTGTGTCAGATCTCGCAACGTAACTCGGCTTCTGTTGCGCATATCACTCGCGCGCTCCTGATTCCGGTTTTATTCGTTTGCGCGACTCGTTGGCGCAATTCGAGCCCCGGCCACCACTTTGACGCGCCCTCGCTCAACACCACGAGTTGAACTCAAGACCAGGCGTGACCCCTCTAATCTACCTTAGCACCGCATTCTCCCGTCGCGACTACACGCCTTCCACTCTCTTTTCCTAGACACCTGGCCGTGCTGCCCCACGACCTCATCATGGGCAAACTTATTCGTCTGGAGTTATTCAGTGTGTTTTCCTTCACGCGTAATCTCAGACGAGACGAACGCCATCTAAGCTAACCTGCGCTACAGACTTCAAATCGTATAAAGGGCATcatgttcttctcttcggAGACTCATACTTCACCTCTATCATTGGACCCAATGGATCCGGCAAGTCTAACTCGTATGCCGCTTCTCCCGCTCTCCAGTGAGCCTTTCTAACATAGCTCTAGCATGGACGCCATATCTTTCGTCCTGGGCATCAAATCCTCACATCTACGCTCCGCCCACCTCAAAGACCTCGTTTACCGCGGACGAGTCCTAAAAACGGCCAAGATCAACGATGATGGTTCTGCGCAGGCCAATGGCGACGCAAACGGTGACGCTGATGGTAACGATAAAGCCTCCCGTGGCGACCCCAAAACGGCGTGGGTCATGGCCGTGTACGAAGACGATGCTGGCGAGGAGCAGAAATGGAAGCGCTCCATCACGAACCAAGGAGCCAGCGAGTACCGAATCAACGATCGCGTTGTCACAGCCCAGCAATATAACGAGTCTCTTGAGAGCGAGAACATTCTTATCAAGGCACGAAACTTTCTTGTATTCCAAGGAGATGTTGAGGCCATTGCTTCGCAATCCCCTCAGGATCTCACGCGCCTGATCGAACAAATCTCTGGAAGTCTTGAGTACAAGGCAGAATATGAGAGGACACAGGCCGAGGCTGAACAGGCTGCCGAGAACCAGAACTTCCAGCTTCATAGACGACGCGGCATCAACTCGGAAATCAAGCAATACAGGGAACAGAAAAAGGAAGCAGACAACTTCCAGAACAAGACTGATGAGCGCGATGCGGCAATAGTTACACATAGTTTGTGGAAGCTATATCATTTTCAGAAAGCCATGGAGGATTCGTTTGCCGCTATCCAGGATCACCAAGAAAACCTCAAAGAACTGCGCCGCAACGTGGAATCTTTTGAGAAGAGGCTTGAAGCGGCCAGGAAGGAACAGGCTGCCGCTCACAGGCAAGTCGCCCGTTTAgacaaggagatcaaggccaaagaaaGAGACATCGAGGATAAAGAGAACAGTCTTGTTCCCATTGAGGAAAAGATAAACGAATCTACGCAGGCAGTTGAAACACTCCAGACTGCGATCGCCAAGGCCACCAAGGAACGTGACGAGCAAGCCGAGGTTGTTCGCCAGGTCCAGAAGGATATTGAAAGTGTAGAGAAGGCCCGACAAGTTTTCGAGAACGATTACAAAGAACAAATGAAGAAACAAGGCCGCGAGATCAGCGATGAGGATCGTCGAGAGTACAACAGACTGCGCGCTCAGCTCATGTCCAGGACCGGTTCCAATcaagccaagcttgagaaccTTGACCGGCAGCGCAAAGCAGATGAAGTCACCGTCAATAATCTGAAAGGCAAAGTCGATAGCATTGCGGCAAGCATCGAAAAGATTGAGGCAGAACTATCGAGCATCGAGGAACGCAGATCTGCGGCGCAGGCGACCTCTAAAGACCTCTCGCAAGAGATTGAAGCGAAAAAGAAGGAGTTCAATAAACTCCAATCAGAACGCGTCAGGACCAATCAGAAGCGAactgagcttgaggagaagctcgaggatGTCGCTAGAAAGCTCAGAGAAGCCGATGATGGTCGGCGCCAGAACGACAGGGAAGCTAGGTTGAAAGAGATGGTGACCTCCTTGAAGCGCATGTTTCCAGGTGTCCGTGGTCGAATTGGTGACCTATGCAAACCCAAACAGAAAAAGTTTGATGAAGCTGTCGTTGTGGCACTTGGAAGAGACTTCGATGCCGTCGTTGTCGACTCCGAGAAAATCGGTGTCGAATGTGTCCAATACCTCAAGGAACAAAGATTTCAGCCCATGACTTTCATCCCTCTGGACAACATCAAGGTCAACGCAGTCAACACAGCCGTCAAGGGGTTTTCTGGCGCTCGGCTGACGATTGATACCATCGATTTTGATTCTACTGTTGAGCGTGCCATGTCATATGCATGTGGAAGCTCTGTTGTATGTGACACTCTTGATATTGCCAAGCACATTTGCTACGAAAAAAAGATCCCCGTCAAAGCTGTGACACTGGAAGGCTACATCATCCATAAAGCAGGCCTGATGACAGGTGGTCGTGGACCCGAGTCGAAGAGTAAGAGACGTTTCGAGGAGGCAGATGTTCAGAACCTCCAGCGAATGGCCACCAAGCTTAAGGATGAGATTGACCGACTACCCAAGGCTGACCGCCGGGGCTCACAAGAAGAAACTCTTCAGATTGACCTGTCCGGGCTCGAAAGGCGGTTGGCAGCCGTCAAAGACGAACTGGCAGCCTTCAACAAGAACCATGCTAGCAAGAAACGCGAGCTGGACAACCAAAGGAGGCAGCTTCGAGAGCTCGAGCCCAAATACCAAGAACAGGCATCCCAGCTTGAAAGCACCACTGCCACGTGCGAAGAGTTTCGGAATGCCATCGCAcgagttgaagatgaagtgTTTGCAGATTTCTGCAGACGACTCGGTTATAGCGATATTCGCAGCTACCGTGACTCGCAAGGCAAGCTGGAGCAGGAGGTCTCTGAAAAGCGCAATGAATTCGAAGTCCAAAAGCAAAGACTATCGAGTCGACTCCAGTGGGAGCAGCAGCGTTACGAGACTGCCACTGCGAGAATCGAGCGCAACCAAGCCCATGTCCGAAAGCTCAGAAACGATATCAAATCCTATGCAAGAGACAAGGATGCGATTGAGAATGCGATGCGCGAGGAGCAGGAAGAGTTAGAAGCTCTTCGCGAGGCACTAGACGAGAATAAGTCAGAGCTCACCGAAAAGAACCAGAAGGTGTCAGAGGCCAAGCTCGAAGTGCAAAAGCGGTCAAAGGACATCGAAGCTCATCTGAAAGATATCAACTCACTTGAAACCGTAGTCCAGAAGAACAGCGCCAGCAAAGCGGCATTACTTCGACGATGCCGACTAGAGCAGATCCGCATTCCGCTTGCAGAGGGCACATTGGAGAATCTACCCAACGACGACCGTCTGCTGAACCAGGACCCAGATGCCATGGATAtagatgatgaggaggatgatgaggagatgatggGTATGGCACTTGATGATCACGGAATTACCATTGACTTTAGTGGACTTGATGAAGAACTCAAAGCTGTAAGGACTATTTTTTGAAGTCAGTG
Coding sequences within it:
- a CDS encoding structural maintenance-chromosome 1 (At least one base has a quality score < 10), with product MGKLIRLELFNFKSYKGHHVLLFGDSYFTSIIGPNGSGKSNSMDAISFVLGIKSSHLRSAHLKDLVYRGRVLKTAKINDDGSAQANGDANGDADGNDKASRGDPKTAWVMAVYEDDAGEEQKWKRSITNQGASEYRINDRVVTAQQYNESLESENILIKARNFLVFQGDVEAIASQSPQDLTRLIEQISGSLEYKAEYERTQAEAEQAAENQNFQLHRRRGINSEIKQYREQKKEADNFQNKTDERDAAIVTHSLWKLYHFQKAMEDSFAAIQDHQENLKELRRNVESFEKRLEAARKEQAAAHRQVARLDKEIKAKERDIEDKENSLVPIEEKINESTQAVETLQTAIAKATKERDEQAEVVRQVQKDIESVEKARQVFENDYKEQMKKQGREISDEDRREYNRLRAQLMSRTGSNQAKLENLDRQRKADEVTVNNLKGKVDSIAASIEKIEAELSSIEERRSAAQATSKDLSQEIEAKKKEFNKLQSERVRTNQKRTELEEKLEDVARKLREADDGRRQNDREARLKEMVTSLKRMFPGVRGRIGDLCKPKQKKFDEAVVVALGRDFDAVVVDSEKIGVECVQYLKEQRFQPMTFIPLDNIKVNAVNTAVKGFSGARLTIDTIDFDSTVERAMSYACGSSVVCDTLDIAKHICYEKKIPVKAVTLEGYIIHKAGLMTGGRGPESKSKRRFEEADVQNLQRMATKLKDEIDRLPKADRRGSQEETLQIDLSGLERRLAAVKDELAAFNKNHASKKRELDNQRRQLRELEPKYQEQASQLESTTATCEEFRNAIARVEDEVFADFCRRLGYSDIRSYRDSQGKLEQEVSEKRNEFEVQKQRLSSRLQWEQQRYETATARIERNQAHVRKLRNDIKSYARDKDAIENAMREEQEELEALREALDENKSELTEKNQKVSEAKLEVQKRSKDIEAHLKDINSLETVVQKNSASKAALLRRCRLEQIRIPLAEGTLENLPNDDRLLNQDPDAMDIDDEEDDEEMMGMALDDHGITIDFSGLDEELKASDDPSVEESLSEKITNLTSELEKLNPNMRAMERLESVESRLRVTDQEYEDSKTAAHEAKEVFNQVKQKRYDLFNKAFSHIQEQISHVYKDLTRSEAYPLGGQAYLDIEEDTDMPYLSGIKYHAMPPLKRFRDMEHLSGGEKTMAALALLFAIHSYQPSPFFVLDEVDAALDNANVDKIKKYIKDHRGPGMQFIVISLKAGLFQDSDSLVGVYRDQEVNSSRTLTLDLRQYV
- a CDS encoding structural maintenance-chromosome 1 (At least one base has a quality score < 10), coding for MGKLIRLELFNFKSYKGHHVLLFGDSYFTSIIGPNGSGKSNSMDAISFVLGIKSSHLRSAHLKDLVYRGRVLKTAKINDDGSAQANGDANGDADGNDKASRGDPKTAWVMAVYEDDAGEEQKWKRSITNQGASEYRINDRVVTAQQYNESLESENILIKARNFLVFQGDVEAIASQSPQDLTRLIEQISGSLEYKAEYERTQAEAEQAAENQNFQLHRRRGINSEIKQYREQKKEADNFQNKTDERDAAIVTHSLWKLYHFQKAMEDSFAAIQDHQENLKELRRNVESFEKRLEAARKEQAAAHRQVARLDKEIKAKERDIEDKENSLVPIEEKINESTQAVETLQTAIAKATKERDEQAEVVRQVQKDIESVEKARQVFENDYKEQMKKQGREISDEDRREYNRLRAQLMSRTGSNQAKLENLDRQRKADEVTVNNLKGKVDSIAASIEKIEAELSSIEERRSAAQATSKDLSQEIEAKKKEFNKLQSERVRTNQKRTELEEKLEDVARKLREADDGRRQNDREARLKEMVTSLKRMFPGVRGRIGDLCKPKQKKFDEAVVVALGRDFDAVVVDSEKIGVECVQYLKEQRFQPMTFIPLDNIKVNAVNTAVKGFSGARLTIDTIDFDSTVERAMSYACGSSVVCDTLDIAKHICYEKKIPVKAVTLEGYIIHKAGLMTGGRGPESKSKRRFEEADVQNLQRMATKLKDEIDRLPKADRRGSQEETLQIDLSGLERRLAAVKDELAAFNKNHASKKRELDNQRRQLRELEPKYQEQASQLESTTATCEEFRNAIARVEDEVFADFCRRLGYSDIRSYRDSQGKLEQEVSEKRNEFEVQKQRLSSRLQWEQQRYETATARIERNQAHVRKLRNDIKSYARDKDAIENAMREEQEELEALREALDENKSELTEKNQKVSEAKLEVQKRSKDIEAHLKDINSLETVVQKNSASKAALLRRCRLEQIRIPLAEGTLENLPNDDRLLNQDPDAMDIDDEEDDEEMMGMALDDHGITIDFSGLDEELKAVRTIF